TTAGAAAGTGCAAATTTCATATAAAGTTCCTTAGTTCTTATTAAGCAGTCGTTACGACTGCTACTTTTGGCACCACACACTCAAGCAACACACGCAACACACGCAACATCACAAAAAACGATGGCAATTTAGTTATTGTTAATTATTCGCAACATATAACTACAATTTGCACCGATTAAAAATTGGTAACTATCAAGGAAAAATCCCACAGCAAAATAATATCTTTCGCTGCGACACATAAATAAATGGCTGTCAGATTTTACGGGCATTGGAAAATATGTATGCAGGGAATTTCCTACATACTTGTAGGAAACTTAAGAGCTGTTTGGATGACTATCATCCATATACCAACACAAGTACCGCTATAAAAAAACGCCAAAAAAAACCCGGCATTTGCCGGGTTTTTTAATCAATCAACCTTACTCGTGATACTGGCCCGAAAACTCGTGTACAGCGCTGATAAAGGCGCCTGCGTGTTCTGGCTTCACTTCAGGGGTAATGCCATGACCCAGGTTGAACACGTGGCCCGAACCGTTGCCGTAGCTGGCCAGGATGCGCTTAACCTCGGTGCGGATCGCCTCCGGGTTGGCGTACAGCACGGTCGGGTCCATGTTGCCTTGCAGCGCAACCTTGTTGCCCACACGCTTGCGGGCTTCACCCAGGTCGCACGTCCAGTCCAGACCCAAGGCGTCAGCGCCTGCGTCGGCAATGCTTTCAAGCCACAGACCGCCGTTCTTGGTGAACAGGATGACCGGCACTTTGCGGCCTTCGTGCTCGCGGATCAGGCCGCTGACGATTTTGCGCATGTATGCCAGGGAGAATTCCTGGTATGCCGCTGACGACAGGTTGCCGCCCCAGGTATCGAAGATCTGGACCGCTTGCGCGCCGGCCAGGATCTGGGCATTAAGGTACGAAGTCACCGACTGCGCCAGCTTGTCGAGCAGCAAGTGCATAGCCTGCGGGGTGTCATAGAGCATGGCCTTGGTTTTGCGGAAGTCCTTGGACGAACCGCCTTCAACCATGTAGGTGGCCAGGGTCCACGGGCTGCCCGAGAATCCGATCAGGGGCACGCGACCATTCAGCTCTTTGCGAATGGTGCTGACGGCGTTCATCACGTAGCCGAGGTCTTTATGCGGGTCGGGAATCGGCAACGCTTCGATGTCGGCCAGGGTACTGACGACCTTTTTAAAGCGAGGACCTTCGCCGGTTTCAAAATACAGGCCCTGGCCCATCGCATCAGGGATGGTCAGGATATCGGAGAACAAGATGGCCGCATCCAGCTGTGGGAAGCGGTCCAGAGGCTGCATGGTGACTTCACACGCGAATTCGGCGTTCTTGCACAGGCTCATGAAATCGCCGGCCTTGGCGCGGCTGGCACGGTACTCCGGCAGGTAGCGGCCGGCCTGACGCATCATCCAGACAGGCGTTACGTCTACGGGTTGCTTGAGCAAAGCGCGAAGGAAACGGTCATTCTTGAGAACAGTCATGTCAGCATCCGGAAAAAAAGTGGGGGCATTTTCTCAGAGACGGACGCAAAAGGCACGGCAAGTGCCGTGCCTTTTATCTATCGGGGCGATTTGACGCGGTTTTACCCGCAAATACAGTTTCCTGTAGCCGCTGCCGAAGGCTGCGAAAAGGGCCGAAGGACCTTCGCTCTTCAGGGAGAAGAGCGACCCCTTCGGGCTCGATCGCAGCCTGCGGCAGCGGCTACAGGGGATCGGGTTACACGCCCAGGTAATCCATGATCCCTTCAGCCGCAGTACGGCCTTCGAAGATCGCGGTCACTACCAGGTCAGAACCGCGCACCATGTCACCACCGGCAAAAATCTTCGGGTGGCTGGTCTGGTGCTTGAACTGCGACTGTTCAGGCGCAATCACGCGGCCCTGGCTGTCGGTCTGGATCTCGAACTGGTCGAACCATGAAGCCGGGCTCGGGCGGAAACCAAACGCGATGATCACGGCGTCTGCCGGAACGATCTCTTCGGAACCCGGAATCGGCTCAGGGCTGCGACGGCCACGGGCATCCGGCTCGCCGAGACGGGTCTCGACCACCTTCACGCCTTGAACCTTGCCTTCACCCACAATGGCGATCGGCTGACGGTTGTAGAGGAACTTCACTCCCTCTTCCTTGGCGTTCTTCACTTCTTTACGCGAGCCGGGCATGTTGGCTTCGTCACGACGATACGCACAGGTCACCGATTTGGCGCCCTGACGAATCGAAGTCCGGTTGCAGTCCATGGCCGTGTCGCCACCGCCCAGTACCACAATCTTTTTGCCTTTC
This genomic stretch from Pseudomonas deceptionensis harbors:
- the hemE gene encoding uroporphyrinogen decarboxylase, encoding MTVLKNDRFLRALLKQPVDVTPVWMMRQAGRYLPEYRASRAKAGDFMSLCKNAEFACEVTMQPLDRFPQLDAAILFSDILTIPDAMGQGLYFETGEGPRFKKVVSTLADIEALPIPDPHKDLGYVMNAVSTIRKELNGRVPLIGFSGSPWTLATYMVEGGSSKDFRKTKAMLYDTPQAMHLLLDKLAQSVTSYLNAQILAGAQAVQIFDTWGGNLSSAAYQEFSLAYMRKIVSGLIREHEGRKVPVILFTKNGGLWLESIADAGADALGLDWTCDLGEARKRVGNKVALQGNMDPTVLYANPEAIRTEVKRILASYGNGSGHVFNLGHGITPEVKPEHAGAFISAVHEFSGQYHE